The following is a genomic window from Candidatus Omnitrophota bacterium.
ATCGGATCTCCGCTTTGAGCTCTTTGACAAGCGCCTTAAGCACGTTATCGTGCGTGCTGTTTGCCTCTTCGTCGGTCAGGGTGTGGTCATCAGAACGGTACAGGCAGGCCAACATAAGCCCTTTATACCCTTCTGGTATCTGCTTGCCGCGATAACAATCTACTACGGATACATCCTTCAGGGTATCCGCGGAGCTGCCTGCGATCACCCTTTTTACCTCTCGCGCCGGTATCCCGCTTTTCAGTATCAGGCTGATATCGCGCCTTATGGACGGAAAGGACGGCAGGGGGCTGTATCGCCTGCTAAGGTCGGCAATACGGAAAACCTTCTCTATTTGTATCTCAGCCGCGAAGACCTTCGCGTTCTTAATGCCGAAAGTGTCCAGGATACCGGCCTCAATTTCTCCAAATACGCCTAATTTATCGCCTTGGGCGGCCAGGGAAAACGACCTCCCTTCGGCAAAGAACACGCAACAGCCCTCTTCAATCCCGTAATCATTTATGCCCAGCCCGCGGAATATCCCCTCAATTACGCCCTTCGCGTGAAACAGCGAATACCCCTCCCTGCTGATGCCTTGCGCGAGGCATTTTATATTTTCTCCGCTTAAGGCAAAAGCCAGCGTATCCTCCTCGGTATCTTTGAAAAACCTCCTGCCCCATTCATAAACAGCGACTCTATCCTGCCTCTGGTTAAGGTTTGTCCTCACGGCATCGAGCAGGCCGCAAAGCAGCGTGGGCCGCAAAACGCGTTGTTGGGAATTAAGCGGATTAACTATGGAGCGCAATTCATCAGCCGGATATTCCAACGCCTCTAACAGCTTATAATTAAGCAAACTTACGCTTATGGCCTCGTCTAATCCCTGGCTGATGAGCGCGTCCCTGAGCCCCTTCTTCAATTTTATTTCACGCAGGGTTTCCTCGTCTATCCGCGGCCGGAACGCCGGCAAACAGGAAGGGATATTATCATAACCGTATATCCTGGCGATCTCTTCTATAAGGTCCGCCTCAATACTCACATCCTGCCTGAAAGAGGGTATGCTTACCGAGAGCTTTTCCTTCGCGTGTTTTTTTACGCCAAACCCCAACGCGGCAAGGATCGCCTTTATTCTTGCCGTTGAGACATCTATGCCGAGCAGATTCGGGACCGAGCCTTCCTTCAATATAATTGACCTGGGCCTGGCACTGAGCCCTCCGGAGACGATCATCCCTTCGTCTCGCCCTGACGCGATACTGATAACCAACCCTGCCGCCCGCTCTGAAGCTCCAGGCAGCCCGGACCTGTCGACACCCCGCTCAAAACGATAGGAGGAGTCGGTAGAGGCCCCGGCGATAGAACGCCCGCGCCTGACAACAATGGGGTCAAAAAGCGCTGTTTCAATAAGTATGTTTTTTGTGC
Proteins encoded in this region:
- the pheT gene encoding phenylalanine--tRNA ligase subunit beta encodes the protein MKVTYNWLKDFVNITLPPEKLADKLTMAGLEVTSLSKFGDDHVFEIEVTPNRSDCLSVLGIAREIAAITGRRMRPAAAKKAASPRKARSFPVKVENEKDCPVYTAKIIRGVNVGPSPKWLAERVSAVGLRPVNNIVDITNYVLYETGQPLHAFDLDKIKGGITVRRAKQGEEIMAIDGKKRQLNKDVLVIADNTRPIAIAGVMGGIDTEINAGTKNILIETALFDPIVVRRGRSIAGASTDSSYRFERGVDRSGLPGASERAAGLVISIASGRDEGMIVSGGLSARPRSIILKEGSVPNLLGIDVSTARIKAILAALGFGVKKHAKEKLSVSIPSFRQDVSIEADLIEEIARIYGYDNIPSCLPAFRPRIDEETLREIKLKKGLRDALISQGLDEAISVSLLNYKLLEALEYPADELRSIVNPLNSQQRVLRPTLLCGLLDAVRTNLNQRQDRVAVYEWGRRFFKDTEEDTLAFALSGENIKCLAQGISREGYSLFHAKGVIEGIFRGLGINDYGIEEGCCVFFAEGRSFSLAAQGDKLGVFGEIEAGILDTFGIKNAKVFAAEIQIEKVFRIADLSRRYSPLPSFPSIRRDISLILKSGIPAREVKRVIAGSSADTLKDVSVVDCYRGKQIPEGYKGLMLACLYRSDDHTLTDEEANSTHDNVLKALVKELKAEIR